Proteins encoded by one window of Aliivibrio wodanis:
- a CDS encoding inner membrane protein — protein MLLTILYIIGITAEAMTGALAAGKKKMDWFGVMLVASATAIGGGTVRDILLGHYPIGWVKNPQFLVITCIAGVLTTWIGPWVAKNHRFFVVLDAIGLIVFSIIGSQVALDMGLHPLICVVAAIVTGVFGGLLRDLFCRQMPMVLHNELYASISLLSSVLYISLLHFGVDELITTVVTITIGFSARMAAVKFGWCLPVFHLDITEDQPESVKK, from the coding sequence ATGTTATTAACAATTCTTTATATTATAGGGATCACCGCTGAAGCCATGACTGGCGCATTGGCGGCAGGCAAGAAAAAAATGGATTGGTTTGGTGTAATGCTAGTAGCAAGTGCAACTGCTATTGGTGGTGGTACAGTGCGTGATATCTTATTAGGTCACTACCCTATTGGTTGGGTGAAAAATCCACAGTTCTTAGTTATTACCTGCATTGCTGGTGTATTGACGACATGGATTGGCCCATGGGTTGCTAAAAACCATCGATTTTTTGTGGTATTAGATGCTATTGGTTTAATTGTGTTTAGCATTATTGGCTCACAAGTGGCGCTAGATATGGGCCTACATCCATTAATATGTGTGGTAGCAGCCATTGTTACCGGTGTCTTTGGTGGGTTATTACGAGATCTATTCTGTCGTCAAATGCCAATGGTATTACATAACGAACTCTACGCATCGATTTCACTGCTTTCATCAGTCTTATACATTAGTTTGTTGCACTTCGGCGTAGATGAATTAATAACAACGGTTGTCACTATCACGATTGGTTTTTCTGCGCGTATGGCGGCGGTAAAATTTGGTTGGTGTTTACCTGTGTTTCATTTAGATATTACCGAAGATCAGCCAGAAAGCGTTAAGAAGTGA
- the aroC gene encoding chorismate synthase (5-enolpyruvylshikimate-3-phosphat phospholyase) — MAGNSIGQHFRVTTFGESHGLALGCIVDGCPPGLALTESDLQIDLDRRKPGTSKYTTQRREADEVKILSGVFEGKTTGTSIGLLIENTDQRSKDYSEIKDKFRPGHADYTYHQKYGQRDYRGGGRSSARETAMRVAAGAVAKKYLKQEFGIEIRAYLSQMGNVAIDSVDWNEIENNAFFCPDASKVEAFDELIRKLKKEGDSIGAKITVVAQGVPVGLGEPVFDRLDADVAHALMGINAVKGVEIGDGFEVVQQRGSEHRDPLTPEGFSSNHAGGILGGISSGQDIVAHIALKPTSSITVPGETITRSGEKTELITKGRHDPCVGIRAVPIAEAMLAIVVMDHLVRHRGQNFGVQTETPKI; from the coding sequence ATGGCTGGAAACTCTATTGGACAACATTTTCGAGTAACGACATTTGGTGAAAGCCATGGATTAGCATTAGGTTGCATTGTTGATGGATGCCCTCCTGGTTTAGCATTGACTGAGTCAGATTTACAGATTGATTTAGATCGTCGTAAACCAGGTACATCGAAATACACCACACAACGTCGTGAAGCAGACGAGGTGAAAATTTTATCGGGTGTATTTGAAGGAAAAACCACGGGAACATCAATTGGCTTATTGATTGAAAACACCGATCAACGCTCTAAAGACTATTCAGAAATCAAAGATAAGTTCCGTCCGGGACATGCAGATTATACTTACCATCAGAAATATGGACAACGTGATTACCGTGGCGGTGGTCGTTCATCTGCTCGTGAAACGGCGATGCGTGTAGCGGCTGGTGCTGTAGCAAAGAAATACTTAAAACAAGAGTTTGGTATTGAGATCCGCGCTTACTTATCACAAATGGGTAATGTTGCCATTGATTCTGTTGATTGGAATGAAATCGAAAATAATGCGTTTTTCTGCCCTGATGCAAGCAAAGTAGAAGCCTTTGATGAGCTTATTCGTAAGCTAAAGAAAGAGGGTGACTCTATTGGCGCTAAAATCACCGTGGTTGCACAAGGTGTACCGGTTGGTTTAGGCGAACCTGTTTTTGATCGTTTAGATGCAGATGTTGCTCACGCTTTGATGGGAATTAACGCGGTTAAAGGCGTTGAAATCGGCGATGGTTTTGAAGTAGTGCAACAACGTGGTTCAGAGCACCGTGATCCATTAACACCAGAAGGGTTTAGTTCAAACCATGCTGGCGGTATTTTAGGTGGTATTTCATCAGGCCAAGATATTGTGGCTCATATTGCATTGAAACCAACTTCCAGTATTACTGTTCCGGGTGAAACGATTACTCGTAGCGGTGAGAAAACAGAGCTGATCACTAAAGGTCGTCATGATCCTTGTGTTGGTATCCGTGCCGTTCCTATTGCAGAAGCGATGTTAGCGATTGTGGTTATGGATCATTTAGTTCGTCACCGTGGTCAGAACTTCGGTGTACAAACAGAGACGCCAAAGATTTAG
- a CDS encoding putative methyltransferase, with amino-acid sequence MGAILDKIFVEEAVSELHTLQDMLRWTVSRFNAAGLFYGHGTDNAWDEAVQLVLPTLYLPIDVPAHVRESRLTSTERLRIVERVVRRINERIPTAYLTNKAWFCGLEFFVDERVLVPRSPIAELIETQFEPWLKEEPTRIMDLCTGSGCIAIACAHAFPDAEVDAIDISTDALMVAEQNVQDHGMEQQVFPMRSDLLRDIPKDQYNFIVSNPPYVDEEDMNSLPDEFEHEPELGLAAGTDGLKLVRRILANAPDYLTDDGFLICEVGNSMVHMMDQYPEIPFTWIEFAEGGHGVFMLTKQQLLDCADEFSLYRD; translated from the coding sequence TTGGGGGCAATTTTGGATAAGATTTTTGTAGAAGAGGCCGTTTCTGAGCTTCATACGTTACAGGATATGTTGCGTTGGACAGTAAGCCGCTTTAATGCAGCAGGTCTTTTTTATGGCCATGGTACAGATAACGCATGGGATGAAGCGGTTCAACTCGTACTTCCTACGTTATATTTACCTATTGATGTTCCTGCTCATGTGCGTGAATCTCGTTTAACATCAACAGAGCGTTTACGTATTGTTGAGCGTGTTGTTCGCCGTATTAACGAGCGCATTCCAACAGCTTATTTAACTAATAAAGCGTGGTTCTGTGGTCTTGAGTTCTTTGTTGATGAGCGCGTACTTGTGCCTCGTTCACCAATCGCTGAATTGATTGAAACACAATTTGAACCATGGTTGAAAGAAGAACCAACTCGCATTATGGATCTTTGTACGGGTAGTGGTTGTATCGCTATCGCGTGTGCTCATGCATTCCCAGATGCAGAAGTAGATGCGATTGATATTTCAACTGACGCACTAATGGTTGCAGAGCAAAACGTTCAAGATCACGGCATGGAGCAACAAGTGTTCCCAATGCGTTCTGATCTATTACGAGACATTCCAAAAGATCAGTATAACTTCATTGTTTCAAACCCACCGTATGTGGATGAAGAAGACATGAACAGCTTACCTGATGAGTTTGAGCACGAGCCTGAATTAGGTTTAGCAGCAGGTACTGATGGTCTTAAATTAGTTCGTCGTATTCTAGCGAATGCACCAGATTACTTAACTGATGACGGTTTCTTGATCTGTGAAGTGGGTAACTCGATGGTTCATATGATGGATCAGTACCCAGAAATTCCATTTACGTGGATTGAGTTTGCTGAAGGTGGACATGGTGTATTCATGTTAACTAAGCAACAGCTTCTAGATTGTGCTGATGAGTTCTCTCTTTACCGAGATTAA
- a CDS encoding UPF0115 protein encodes MSKNDHLSDDELSLFREAVQGSKKLQQDTIIHQPSKNFSEQQKQRKSLKEGKNEEFFFSDEFVPLLDEEGPVRYARDGVSKYEVKRLRRGVYVPDVFLDMHGMKQDEAKRELGSMIAYCLKENISCASVMHGIGKHILKKKVPLWLAQHPDVMAFHQAPLEFGGAGAILVLLSIPDR; translated from the coding sequence ATGAGCAAAAACGACCACCTATCAGATGACGAACTTTCGCTGTTCCGTGAAGCAGTACAAGGCTCTAAAAAGTTGCAACAGGATACCATAATCCATCAACCGAGTAAGAACTTTAGCGAACAACAAAAGCAAAGAAAATCGTTAAAAGAAGGGAAAAATGAAGAGTTTTTCTTTTCTGATGAATTTGTGCCGCTTTTAGACGAAGAAGGCCCAGTTCGCTACGCTAGAGATGGCGTATCAAAATACGAAGTAAAACGCCTAAGACGTGGTGTTTATGTGCCTGATGTCTTTCTGGATATGCATGGTATGAAGCAAGATGAAGCCAAACGAGAGTTAGGTTCAATGATTGCTTATTGTCTTAAAGAAAATATTTCTTGTGCTAGTGTGATGCACGGGATTGGTAAACATATCTTAAAGAAAAAAGTGCCTTTATGGCTTGCTCAACATCCTGATGTAATGGCTTTTCACCAAGCGCCTTTAGAGTTTGGTGGTGCCGGAGCAATTTTAGTCTTACTCTCGATCCCAGACAGATAG
- the sixA gene encoding phosphohistidine phosphatase SixA, with protein sequence MKVFIMRHGEAESYAPSDEERNLTSRGESQSAKIAQWLMSTHHTKFDYVLVSPYIRAQQTWKVIKPILSVADAKVETSDEITPYGDSDDVVEYVKALGSVAEIENILIVSHLPLVGYLTADFVPGIMPPMFPTSAISCVEYSHTTGKSELLWLQQP encoded by the coding sequence ATGAAAGTATTCATAATGCGTCATGGTGAAGCGGAATCGTATGCGCCTTCTGATGAAGAGCGTAATTTAACCTCACGGGGCGAGAGCCAATCAGCAAAAATAGCACAATGGTTAATGAGCACACATCATACTAAGTTTGATTATGTTTTGGTTAGTCCATACATTCGAGCTCAACAAACTTGGAAAGTAATTAAACCTATATTGAGTGTTGCTGATGCGAAAGTTGAAACCTCTGATGAGATCACGCCATACGGTGATTCTGATGATGTGGTGGAATACGTGAAAGCGTTAGGTAGCGTTGCAGAGATTGAGAATATCTTAATTGTTTCTCATCTGCCTCTTGTTGGATATTTAACGGCGGATTTTGTTCCTGGGATCATGCCACCAATGTTTCCTACATCAGCGATATCTTGTGTTGAGTATTCTCACACGACAGGGAAAAGTGAACTGTTATGGTTGCAACAGCCATAA